In Aegilops tauschii subsp. strangulata cultivar AL8/78 chromosome 3, Aet v6.0, whole genome shotgun sequence, one genomic interval encodes:
- the LOC109739163 gene encoding receptor kinase-like protein Xa21 isoform X1, whose product MSILVVMQFFMFASLCLPCSANTMHAATDHQALMSLRSVIKEDPFQALNSWGNQSIPMCQWRGVACGTRGHRRGRVVALDLHGLNLLGTISSSIGNLTYLRHFGLQENRFYGTIPTEVGHLVQLKYLNVSRNSIGREIPPTLATCVQLRVIDLRHNMHKGSVPRELESLDNLEVLALGYNNLTGSIPVEIGNLKALKYLHLRANMLVGEIPMEIGNLRNLTDLYLNFNGLSGSVPASLGGLQKLQILYLSGNQLSGLIPPSLGNLSSLLVLDVQNNGLTGSIPESLGNLNLLNVLSLTSNSFTGSIPHTLGKLSSLVEFYLNGNQLEGSIPPSVYNLSSLQYFVVEVNNLSGSVSDDLGNKFPQLKQLSIGHNQFHGSIPESLCNASMLEIVQLAHTFISGVIPKCLGANMKSLLVLFLQSGQLEARNDADLDFISSLTNCSMLQYLDLGNNKLEGVLPNSIANLSTNLIILGLANNMLRGNIPEGIGNLVNLQHLHLEDNLLHGKIPESIGNLAILGELYLSNNSLSGPIPPKLGNLTALNRLVLAQNVLTGPIPSSLRSCPLETLSLQFNKLVGPIPKEIFLISTLSVALQLQGNMLTGTFSPEVGNLVSLGYLDLSDNRISGLIPASLAQFGSLQYLSMEGNLLQGTIPASMSQMKGLLVLDVSRNNLSGDIPVFLADMHGLVTLNMSFNNFEGEVPKRGLFLNASAALIEGNYGLCGGIPQLNLHPCSNHTPKKWSHKLVMLISVGSAVFCIILVLFALFARRKLRTKFTKTRQVPSLHSGQHMRVTYAELVRATSGFASESLVGTGSFGSVYKGTMMNGDQEVIVAVKVLNLQQRGASQSFVAECETLRCIRHRNLVKILTVCSSIDFRGLDFKALIFEFMPNGNLDQWLHSRLLEDGSHGVLSLTQRIDIAIDVASALEYLHHNKPVPIVHCDLKPSNILLDNDKVAHVGDFGLARFLHQDDTSLPEISSGWATRMGTIGYAAPEYGQGNEASVYGDTYSYGILLLELLTGKRPTDGEFLQDLNLHSYVEIALRDQATNLVDLCLLSSLEEGTKMRAACINSVLHIGILCSKELPTDRMQIGDATRELLAIRDKYRMHLLSKGGSI is encoded by the exons ATGTCAATCCTCGTAGTCATGCAGTTTTTCATGTTTGCCTCCCTTTGCCTCCCATGTTCGGCCAACACCATGCATGCAGCCACTGACCACCAAGCGCTCATGTCATTGAGATCTGTGATCAAAGAAGATCCGTTCCAAGCACTGAATTCATGGGGAAACCAGTCAATCCCTATGTGCCAATGGCGCGGAGTGGCCTGTGGCACGCGCGGCCACCGCCGTGGCCGTGTCGTAGCACTGGATCTTCATGGGCTCAACCTTCTTGGCACCATTTCCTCTTCCATAGGTAATCTAACTTACCTCAGGCATTTTGGCCTCCAAGAGAACCGCTTTTATGGTACCATACCAACAGAGGTTGGGCATCTTGTACAACTCAAGTATCTGAATGTCAGCAGGAACTCCATCGGCAGGGAGATCCCGCCGACACTGGCCACTTGTGTTCAGCTTCGAGTTATTGATTTGAGGCACAACATGCATAAAGGCTCAGTGCCTCGGGAGTTGGAATCCCTGGATAATCTTGAGGTACTGGCTCTTGGGTACAACAACCTTACAGGAAGTATTCCTGTGGAGATTGGAAACCTGAAAGCCCTGAAGTATCTTCATCTGAGAGCAAACATGCTAGTAGGAGAAATACCAATGGAGATTGGAAATCTTAGAAACTTGACCGATTTATATCTTAATTTCAATGGTCTGTCAGGTTCTGTTCCTGCATCTCTTGGAGGCCTCCAGAAATTGCAGATTCTGTATCTATCGGGAAACCAGCTCTCAGGGCTTATTCCACCTTCCCTAGGAAACCTCTCATCTCTACTAGTTCTAGATGTCCAAAATAATGGCCTAACTGGAAGCATCCCTGAATCGTTAGGAAATCTGAATCTCCTCAACGTCCTTTCTCTCACATCTAATAGTTTTACAGGCTCAATCCCTCACACTCTTGGAAAACTAAGTTCTCTCGTTGAGTTTTATCTGAATGGGAATCAACTCGAGGGTTCTATACCACCTTCTGTCTATAATCTTTCATCCCTCCAATATTTTGTAGTGGAAGTCAACAACCTCAGTGGATCTGTTTCAGATGACTTGGGTAATAAGTTTCCACAACTGAAGCAACTTAGCATAGGCCATAATCAATTTCATGGGTCCATCCCAGAGTCTTTGTGCAATGCTTCGATGCTTGAAATCGTTCAATTGGCTCACACCTTTATTTCCGGCGTAATACCAAAATGTCTTGGAGCTAATATGAAGAGCTTATTGGTATTGTTTCTCCAATCTGGTCAGCTAGAGGCAAGGAATGACGCTGATTTGGACTTCATTTCTAGCCTGACAAATTGTAGTATGCTGCAGTACCTAGATCTAGGCAATAACAAACTAGAAGGGGTGCTACCAAATTCAATAGCAAATCTTTCCACAAACTTAATAATTCTCGGCTTGGCAAACAACATGCTACGGGGAAATATACCTGAAGGAATTGGAAACCTTGTCAACTTGCAACACTTGCACTTGGAAGATAATTTGCTACATGGAAAAATTCCTGAGTCGATTGGCAACCTTGCAATCCTGGGTGAACTATACTTGTCAAACAACAGTTTATCTGGACCAATTCCACCAAAACTTGGAAATCTCACAGCATTAAACAGACTCGTCCTCGCCCAAAATGTGCTTACTGGCCCCATACCATCCAGCCTTAGAAGCTGTCCATTGGAGACACTAAGCCTACAATTCAATAAGCTTGTTGGTCCTATACCAAAAGAGATTTTCCTCATATCGACACTATCTGTGGCCTTGCAACTCCAAGGCAACATGTTAACTGGGACATTTTCTCCAGAAGTTGGTAATCTAGTGAGTCTTGGATATCTGGATTTGTCTGACAACAGGATATCTGGCTTAATTCCTGCTTCTCTAGCTCAGTTTGGAAGTTTGCAGTATCTCAGTATGGAAGGAAACCTACTTCAGGGAACAATTCCAGCATCAATGTCACAGATGAAAGGCCTTCTAGTTCTTGATGTTTCAAGAAACAACTTGTCCGGGGACATCCCAGTCTTCCTCGCGGACATGCATGGGCTCGTTACCCTGAACATGTCATTCAACAATTTTGAGGGTGAAGTTCCAAAACGTGGATTATTTCTGAATGCAAGTGCAGCTCTGATTGAAGGGAACTATGGCTTATGTGGAGGTATACCACAATTGAACTTGCATCCCTGCTCAAATCATACACCCAAGAAGTGGTCTCACAAGCTTGTCATGTTGATCTCAGTAGGCAGCGCAGTTTTTTGCATCATCTTAGTACTATTTGCACTATTTGCACGACGGAAATTGAGAACGAAGTTTACAAAGACAAGACAGGTTCCATCACTCCATAGTGGACAGCATATGAGGGTTACCTATGCTGAATTAGTGAGAGCAACAAGTGGTTTTGCTTCTGAGAGCCTCGTAGGCACAGGAAGCTTCGGCTCTGTGTACAAAGGAACAATGATGAATGGAGATCAGGAAGTGATTGTCGCTGTGAAGGTGCTCAACCTCCAGCAGCGAGGGGCATCTCAAAGCTTTGTTGCTGAATGTGAGACTTTAAGATGCATCAGACATCGAAACCTTGTGAAGATATTGACTGTCTGCTCAAGTATTGATTTCAGGGGTCTAGACTTCAAAGCTCTCATATTTGAGTTCATGCCAAATGGAAATCTTGATCAATGGCTACACAGCCGTCTCCTGGAAGATGGGAGCCATGGGGTGCTCAGTCTCACCCAAAGGATAGACATTGCCATTGATGTAGCTTCAGCACTCGAATACCTTCACCACAATAAGCCAGTGCCAATAGTTCATTGTGATCTTAAGCCAAGCAATATTCTCCTCGACAATGACAAGGTTGCCCATGTGGGTGACTTTGGACTTGCAAGGTTCTTGCACCAGGATGATACTAGCCTCCCAGAGATATCAAGTGGCTGGGCTACAAGAATGGGAACAATTGGATATGCTGCCCCAG AGTACGGTCAAGGAAATGAAGCCTCGGTCTATGGTGATACCTATAGCTACGGAATACTGTTGTTAGAGTTGCTCACTGGTAAAAGGCCAACTGATGGTGAGTTTCTGCAAGATCTAAACTTACATAGCTACGTCGAGATAGCACTTAGAGACCAAGCCACCAACCTGGTCGATCTGTGCTTATTATCTTCACTGGAGGAAGGGACAAAAATGCGAGCTGCATGCATCAATTCAGTTCTGCACATTGGGATATTATGTTCGAAGGAACTGCCAACTGATCGCATGCAGATTGGGGATGCTACGAGAGAGCTACTGGCGATCAGAGATAAGTATCGCATGCACCTATTGAGTAAAGGTGGGTCCATCTAA
- the LOC109739163 gene encoding receptor kinase-like protein Xa21 isoform X2 yields MGKPVNPYVPMARSGLWHARPPPWPCRSTGSSWAQPSWHHFLFHRNSIGREIPPTLATCVQLRVIDLRHNMHKGSVPRELESLDNLEVLALGYNNLTGSIPVEIGNLKALKYLHLRANMLVGEIPMEIGNLRNLTDLYLNFNGLSGSVPASLGGLQKLQILYLSGNQLSGLIPPSLGNLSSLLVLDVQNNGLTGSIPESLGNLNLLNVLSLTSNSFTGSIPHTLGKLSSLVEFYLNGNQLEGSIPPSVYNLSSLQYFVVEVNNLSGSVSDDLGNKFPQLKQLSIGHNQFHGSIPESLCNASMLEIVQLAHTFISGVIPKCLGANMKSLLVLFLQSGQLEARNDADLDFISSLTNCSMLQYLDLGNNKLEGVLPNSIANLSTNLIILGLANNMLRGNIPEGIGNLVNLQHLHLEDNLLHGKIPESIGNLAILGELYLSNNSLSGPIPPKLGNLTALNRLVLAQNVLTGPIPSSLRSCPLETLSLQFNKLVGPIPKEIFLISTLSVALQLQGNMLTGTFSPEVGNLVSLGYLDLSDNRISGLIPASLAQFGSLQYLSMEGNLLQGTIPASMSQMKGLLVLDVSRNNLSGDIPVFLADMHGLVTLNMSFNNFEGEVPKRGLFLNASAALIEGNYGLCGGIPQLNLHPCSNHTPKKWSHKLVMLISVGSAVFCIILVLFALFARRKLRTKFTKTRQVPSLHSGQHMRVTYAELVRATSGFASESLVGTGSFGSVYKGTMMNGDQEVIVAVKVLNLQQRGASQSFVAECETLRCIRHRNLVKILTVCSSIDFRGLDFKALIFEFMPNGNLDQWLHSRLLEDGSHGVLSLTQRIDIAIDVASALEYLHHNKPVPIVHCDLKPSNILLDNDKVAHVGDFGLARFLHQDDTSLPEISSGWATRMGTIGYAAPEYGQGNEASVYGDTYSYGILLLELLTGKRPTDGEFLQDLNLHSYVEIALRDQATNLVDLCLLSSLEEGTKMRAACINSVLHIGILCSKELPTDRMQIGDATRELLAIRDKYRMHLLSKGGSI; encoded by the exons ATGGGGAAACCAGTCAATCCCTATGTGCCAATGGCGCGGAGTGGCCTGTGGCACGCGCGGCCACCGCCGTGGCCGTGTCGTAGCACTGGATCTTCATGGGCTCAACCTTCTTGGCACCATTTCCTCTTCCATAG GAACTCCATCGGCAGGGAGATCCCGCCGACACTGGCCACTTGTGTTCAGCTTCGAGTTATTGATTTGAGGCACAACATGCATAAAGGCTCAGTGCCTCGGGAGTTGGAATCCCTGGATAATCTTGAGGTACTGGCTCTTGGGTACAACAACCTTACAGGAAGTATTCCTGTGGAGATTGGAAACCTGAAAGCCCTGAAGTATCTTCATCTGAGAGCAAACATGCTAGTAGGAGAAATACCAATGGAGATTGGAAATCTTAGAAACTTGACCGATTTATATCTTAATTTCAATGGTCTGTCAGGTTCTGTTCCTGCATCTCTTGGAGGCCTCCAGAAATTGCAGATTCTGTATCTATCGGGAAACCAGCTCTCAGGGCTTATTCCACCTTCCCTAGGAAACCTCTCATCTCTACTAGTTCTAGATGTCCAAAATAATGGCCTAACTGGAAGCATCCCTGAATCGTTAGGAAATCTGAATCTCCTCAACGTCCTTTCTCTCACATCTAATAGTTTTACAGGCTCAATCCCTCACACTCTTGGAAAACTAAGTTCTCTCGTTGAGTTTTATCTGAATGGGAATCAACTCGAGGGTTCTATACCACCTTCTGTCTATAATCTTTCATCCCTCCAATATTTTGTAGTGGAAGTCAACAACCTCAGTGGATCTGTTTCAGATGACTTGGGTAATAAGTTTCCACAACTGAAGCAACTTAGCATAGGCCATAATCAATTTCATGGGTCCATCCCAGAGTCTTTGTGCAATGCTTCGATGCTTGAAATCGTTCAATTGGCTCACACCTTTATTTCCGGCGTAATACCAAAATGTCTTGGAGCTAATATGAAGAGCTTATTGGTATTGTTTCTCCAATCTGGTCAGCTAGAGGCAAGGAATGACGCTGATTTGGACTTCATTTCTAGCCTGACAAATTGTAGTATGCTGCAGTACCTAGATCTAGGCAATAACAAACTAGAAGGGGTGCTACCAAATTCAATAGCAAATCTTTCCACAAACTTAATAATTCTCGGCTTGGCAAACAACATGCTACGGGGAAATATACCTGAAGGAATTGGAAACCTTGTCAACTTGCAACACTTGCACTTGGAAGATAATTTGCTACATGGAAAAATTCCTGAGTCGATTGGCAACCTTGCAATCCTGGGTGAACTATACTTGTCAAACAACAGTTTATCTGGACCAATTCCACCAAAACTTGGAAATCTCACAGCATTAAACAGACTCGTCCTCGCCCAAAATGTGCTTACTGGCCCCATACCATCCAGCCTTAGAAGCTGTCCATTGGAGACACTAAGCCTACAATTCAATAAGCTTGTTGGTCCTATACCAAAAGAGATTTTCCTCATATCGACACTATCTGTGGCCTTGCAACTCCAAGGCAACATGTTAACTGGGACATTTTCTCCAGAAGTTGGTAATCTAGTGAGTCTTGGATATCTGGATTTGTCTGACAACAGGATATCTGGCTTAATTCCTGCTTCTCTAGCTCAGTTTGGAAGTTTGCAGTATCTCAGTATGGAAGGAAACCTACTTCAGGGAACAATTCCAGCATCAATGTCACAGATGAAAGGCCTTCTAGTTCTTGATGTTTCAAGAAACAACTTGTCCGGGGACATCCCAGTCTTCCTCGCGGACATGCATGGGCTCGTTACCCTGAACATGTCATTCAACAATTTTGAGGGTGAAGTTCCAAAACGTGGATTATTTCTGAATGCAAGTGCAGCTCTGATTGAAGGGAACTATGGCTTATGTGGAGGTATACCACAATTGAACTTGCATCCCTGCTCAAATCATACACCCAAGAAGTGGTCTCACAAGCTTGTCATGTTGATCTCAGTAGGCAGCGCAGTTTTTTGCATCATCTTAGTACTATTTGCACTATTTGCACGACGGAAATTGAGAACGAAGTTTACAAAGACAAGACAGGTTCCATCACTCCATAGTGGACAGCATATGAGGGTTACCTATGCTGAATTAGTGAGAGCAACAAGTGGTTTTGCTTCTGAGAGCCTCGTAGGCACAGGAAGCTTCGGCTCTGTGTACAAAGGAACAATGATGAATGGAGATCAGGAAGTGATTGTCGCTGTGAAGGTGCTCAACCTCCAGCAGCGAGGGGCATCTCAAAGCTTTGTTGCTGAATGTGAGACTTTAAGATGCATCAGACATCGAAACCTTGTGAAGATATTGACTGTCTGCTCAAGTATTGATTTCAGGGGTCTAGACTTCAAAGCTCTCATATTTGAGTTCATGCCAAATGGAAATCTTGATCAATGGCTACACAGCCGTCTCCTGGAAGATGGGAGCCATGGGGTGCTCAGTCTCACCCAAAGGATAGACATTGCCATTGATGTAGCTTCAGCACTCGAATACCTTCACCACAATAAGCCAGTGCCAATAGTTCATTGTGATCTTAAGCCAAGCAATATTCTCCTCGACAATGACAAGGTTGCCCATGTGGGTGACTTTGGACTTGCAAGGTTCTTGCACCAGGATGATACTAGCCTCCCAGAGATATCAAGTGGCTGGGCTACAAGAATGGGAACAATTGGATATGCTGCCCCAG AGTACGGTCAAGGAAATGAAGCCTCGGTCTATGGTGATACCTATAGCTACGGAATACTGTTGTTAGAGTTGCTCACTGGTAAAAGGCCAACTGATGGTGAGTTTCTGCAAGATCTAAACTTACATAGCTACGTCGAGATAGCACTTAGAGACCAAGCCACCAACCTGGTCGATCTGTGCTTATTATCTTCACTGGAGGAAGGGACAAAAATGCGAGCTGCATGCATCAATTCAGTTCTGCACATTGGGATATTATGTTCGAAGGAACTGCCAACTGATCGCATGCAGATTGGGGATGCTACGAGAGAGCTACTGGCGATCAGAGATAAGTATCGCATGCACCTATTGAGTAAAGGTGGGTCCATCTAA
- the LOC109739164 gene encoding F-box protein SKIP23-like: protein MEKASVSDDSPDSSANCDWSQLQADLLLQIFGTLEIPDLFSLGAVCRSWHLIYLEARRLPRCSPNQSPCLVYSSGDRDADTVTLHNMSTNKLYHVTLSEPAFRTRHVMGSSHGWLITADKRSNLILVNPATGAQMAMPPPETMNNVRLRYTEEGVLDGYDVLYISVLFGFQNPLFFLIYVCVGYMGPEPKVVICAPDQGTLVRGWRLCLPYFSLGLFTVRSIPTVLSCNPSQGNCTVLRVQLPNNQLSYARVGDAKWTWIGGKGNCWEYQDILYNNNDGLFYGVRGEGQVDSIDLNGTSAEVKVILKSIISYQAHSRHIVQAPWGDFFQIWRHGKYNKENGRTEWVGNKFFVYKIDFVEQKIIETNNLQDHAMFIGFNNSFLLPVKDFPALVPNSIYHTDDLLDYIYCHRFSLRQVVIFNMEDGSFIELSPPSSNSGLNWPPPVWI, encoded by the exons ATGGAGAAAGCTTCTGTTTCGGATGATTCTCCAGATTCGAGCGCCAATTGCGATTGGTCCCAGCTTCAGGCTGACCTGCTCCTCCAGATCTTTGGCACTCTCGAGATCCCTGATCTCTTCAGCTTAGGTGCGGTCTGTCGATCATGGCACCTCATTTATCTGGAGGCCCGCCGTCTTCCGCGGTGCTCGCCGAACCAGAGCCCCTGCCTTGTTTACTCATCTGGCGACCGTGATGCTGACACGGTCACCCTGCATAACATGTCCACCAACAAGCTTTACCACGTCACTCTATCGGAGCCTGCCTTCCGCACACGCCACGTTATGGGCTCCTCCCACGGCTGGCTCATCACCGCGGATAAGCGATCAAATCTCATACTAGTCAACCCTGCAACCGGGGCTCAGATGGCTATGCCTCCACCTGAAACCATGAACAATGTTAGACTGCGCTACACTGAAGAGGGCGTGCTAGATGGATATGATGTTCTTTACATATCTGTTCTCTTCGGATTT CAAAACCCCCTTTTTTTCCTTATATATGTGTGTGTTGGGTACATGGGACCAGAACCAAAAGTTGTTATATGTGCTCCCGATCAAGGCACACTCGTGAGAGGGTGGAGACTTTGTCTCCCTTATTTTTCTCTTGGTTTGTTTACCGTGAGATCAATTCCAACAGTTCTTTCTTGCAATCCCTCCCAAGGAAACTGCACAGTACTCCGAGTACAATTGCCCAATAATCAACTCTCTTATGCTAGGGTTGGGGACGCCAAATGGACTTGGATTGGTGGAAAAGGAAATTGCTGGGAATATCAAGATATTCTGTATAACAACAATGATGGTTTGTTTTATGGTGTTCGTGGTGAGGGTCAGGTAGATTCTATTGACCTTAATGGAACTTCTGCTGAAGTAAAAGTCATTTTAAAGTCAATCATATCTTACCAAGCACATAGTAGACATATTGTTCAAGCACCATGGGGAGATTTTTTCCAGATATGGAGACATGGTAAATATAATAAGGAGAATGGGAGAACAGAATGGGTTGGCAACAAGTTTTTCGTGTACAAGATTGATTTTGTTGAACAAAAGATTATCGAAACAAATAACCTCCAAGATCATGCAATGTTCATTGGTTTCAACAACTCATTCCTTCTCCCAGTGAAAGACTTTCCTGCATTGGTTCCCAATAGCATCTACCACACGGATGACTTGCTTGATTATATCTACTGTCACAGATTTAGTCTTAGGCAGGTTGTTATTTTTAATATGGAAGATGGCAGTTTCATCGAGTTATCGCCCCCTAGTTCAAATTCAGGATTGAACTGGCCACCCCCAGTTTGGATTTAA